A window of Phaseolus vulgaris cultivar G19833 chromosome 4, P. vulgaris v2.0, whole genome shotgun sequence genomic DNA:
ttatcaccaatggagacacaataaccagaagttgaccttctatcagatggagatcctgcccaatcagcatctgaataacaaacgactttagtatggttattatgaccatataacaaaccttttccaggagagcctttaatgtacttcactatacgaatgactgtattccaatgatcttcacatggagaattaagaaattgactcaccacactgactgcaaaggaaatatcaggacgagtaacagtgagatagttcaatcttccaactaatctcctgtacttctcaggatctgaaagaggctccccctgattgggtagaagcttgacgttgggatccatgggagtatcaacagatttcgaattcatcaacccaatttcctccaaaatatctaatgcgtatttctttgagagataacaataccagtattggattgtgctacctcaatccccaagaaatatctgagtttgccaagatctttggtctgaaagtgttgacaaaggtgttgttttacttgtgagatgccatggtgatcactgcctgtaagaacaatgtcatcaacatatactacaagatagatacacccagcactcgagtgacgataaaaaactgaatgatcgccttcactgcgagtcataccaaattgttgaacaacattgctaaattttccaaaccaagccctaggagactgcttgaggccatataaggatttgcgaagacgacataccaatccagaagactccccctgagcaacaaaaccgggaggttgctccatataaatttcttcctgcaaatccccattaagaaaagcatttttaacatccagttgataaagaggccattgttgaagagcagccatagctatgaataagcgaacagaggccatctttgctactggagaaaaagtatcaccatagtctaaaccaaaaatttgggtataacccttagccacaagacgagctttgagacgatcaatagtaccatcaggaccaactttgatagcaaaaatccacctgcaaccaacaacagatttcctagatggtaaaggaacaagttcccaagttccattattctgaagcgcattcatttcatcaagcatggcctgacgccaaccaggatgggctaaggcatcacctacagattttggaatggatacagaagaaatagacgaaaggcaggtataaaagggttgagatagtctatggtaactcaaagcagtataatgtggagagggattacgagtagaacgtatacctttacggatagcaataggaagagcaggttcaacagtcggaggttcaactataggagccggagggggatgaggtgttggcaccagaatagagtctgctgatggacgatgagacggttgacgacgactatacacctgaagagttggcggcggtggtgaattgttaggtgcactaggcacaacaagaggaatattaacttgattagatgaagaaattgaaggagaaggacaagacttaaagtaaagggaagattcactgaaggtgacgtctgctgaaataaaataacggtttaaagacggtgagaaacatttatatcctttttgtgatctagtgaatcctaaaaagacacatttgtgtgacttaggagataatttatcaagaccaggactaaaattatgaacaaaacatgtggacccaaaaactttgggaggtaaagagtggagagggtcatgtggaaataaaatagaatgaggaattttgttatctaaaactgaagatggcatgcgattaatgagataacatgcactaagaacagcatcaccccaaaaacgctgaggaacatcaccatggattaaaatagtacgagttgtttcaacaagatgtctattcttgcgctcagctaccccattttgttgaggtgtataagcacatgaagtttgatgaagaataccatgagaagccataaaatttttaaaagaatgagaaagatactcacgtccattatcactgcgcaaaattcggatggaaattccaaattgatttttaatttcattgtaaaatatttgaaatatagaaaacaactcagaacggtttttcattaaaaatacccaagtacatcttgaataatcatcaataaaagtaacaaaatactgaaatcctaaattagacttaatacgacttggtccccaaatgtcagagtgaactaaggcaaaaggagatgaagcacgttgtgagacactacgaggaaaagaactacgaatgtgtttccctaactgacacgactcacacgataaagtagacacattagacaaacttggaacaagctgttgcatcttggcaagactaggatgacccaaccgagcatgaatgagagatggagaatccataattgcgccaacatgtgcagagatctgtagttgataaagtccatgagactcacatccggtgccaatcatccgtcccgaactccggtcctgtaaagtaacagaatctttggtaaaagaaataacacagtcaagggaacgagtgagacgactaatggataataagttaaatggagacccagggacataaagaacattatcaatagataaagatgaaaaaagattaatagtaccaacaccatgtgatggtaccctatatccattggccatggtaactgaaggtaaataacccgtagtagatagggaagagaaaaaagatttattaccagtaatgtgatcagtggcacctgaatctagaacccaagggccatgggaagtggagtgagtgaggccaacaaaagatgtacctgaatgtgcaacagaagccgtggaactagggttctgacgatcctcataccatttaagaaattcattgaaaatagcaggctggcttggggtatcaattgaagtatggtccatggtagaaggttgcacaggggcaatttgagcaaccgcaacagatctaggaggacgaccatgtaaggcataacatctgtcaattttgtggccaagtttgccacaatggtcacacttgtgacgccctttgcccggcttgtgaaggcgagtacgatcattatgctgagatactaaagcagaagagtcatcaacatgagacgttatatcagcggtgtgtttacctggcacgcgcaaaagggtagaacaagtggaagtaaaattgggcacaataggagatcccaaaatttgatcacgaacgtgagaataatcatcaggaagaccatgtaaacccaataacatgaagaacttggatctttgttctagttcttgagaaggagtagaggcaggaggtaataactcattaaaatcatgaagaagagcatgaagtttacctagatattctgccattgtaccatcaagacgtttgggagcaacaattgtgagaagattttgacacacactataaagacgttgagtatcattggtgtataataattttgcttgttcccaaacttctgaacatgtttcataggtacgaaaaatttgttttaaagatgagtgaatggtcgatttgataacaatgcataattgagcatcaattttcgaccaacgaacaacctcattttcagcaagagtaggatgagtaagatgatcaacataaccttgactcttaagccataatttaatatctgatgcccaagtgtcataattggttccatccaatttgtcaatggaaagatgaacattgacgtaattagtataaatagatgaatccggcataatgactgaagaagaagccatagtggcagcggaagcggaagaagccataaaagataaggacaaatccagtcaccggttaattggcgggagcaacaaagatgaaggctcCGACAGCGATTCCGGCGAGATTCCGGCGGCGTctccggcgaaggtccggcgaagTTCCGGTGAAGGTCCGGCGGAGGTCCGGTGAAGGTCCGGTGAAGGTCCGCGAAGGTCCGGTgaaggtccggcgaaggtccggtgaaggtccggcgaaggtccggtgaaggtccggcgaaggtccggtgaaggtccggcgaaggtccggtGAAGGTCCGGCGAGACAGTGGGGGTGGTGGCTGGAAAATTCCAGTAAATAGTGgattcaccaataaaaattgaaccctaaaccctaaactctaaccttatgctctagataccatattaaaggaaaagaaagaatagggtaaatcccttgtgtatattgaacacatagggttatgtttatataggaaaaagaaacatatgggctaagcccattacataaatatgagatatctaacaatatctataatatctcataatatcaaataatatctaattatatctaataatatctaacagtTCTAAAGTTTCCTCAAAGGGGGTTGGTCAAGTTTCCCTTTTCTCCTTACTTAAATCTAAaatcttttctttttgttcCTGTTTGTCCTTCCAATCTTATTTCATTAAGTCAATTAACCAAGTCTTTAAACTGTTCAATAACCTTTGATGTCAATTACTTTGTTATACAAGACCGTATGAGTCTACTGATTGGAGAAGGACATGAATTGAGAGGTTTATACTATCTTGGAACTAGTCCACATGTATCTTGTTTTGCATCTCATCTCCTAAACTTCTACATGATCGTTTGGGACATCTTCACctgtcaaattaaaaaaaaaaatggtccCAAATCTTGGTAGTCTCTAGTCATTAGAATGTGAGTCATGTCAACTAGGAAAACATGTTAGATCTTCTTTTTCTAAAAGGTTTGAATCAATATGAAATTCTGTTTTTTCTATTATTCATTTATGATATTTGGGGACTGAGTCGTGTCTTATCTTTTGGTTTTAGATATTTTGTTACTTCATTTATTAGGTATAACAGTAATAACTGTTTATAACAGTCCTAACTGTTCACTTGTATTCCATACTGCACTGGGTACTATTAATACCCAGGCTGCTCTACATGTAAATCAGAATCTAAAATACTAAAGTTCTctcaatctctctctctcttcttcctAATCCTTTCTCTCACCCTCTTTACTCTTTTATGGTATCCAGAGCCAAAAATGGCCTCATCATCTACCACTGAACCcaattctgaaactttttctgCCAAGCCCGAAGCCCTTCCCCCTCATATCTTTCATACGCCAATTCCTCTAAAACTGGACTCAGAAAACTTCCTTGTCTGGCGGCAGCAAGTTAATGCCACTCTTCGCAGTTTAGATCTTCTTTATTTTCTGGATGGGTCTTGCATTCCTCCACGTCTCATTTCTATCGAAGAAGACGCTTCTCCAATTGTGAATTCCAAATACATCCAGTATGATCGTCAAGATCAAGCAATCTTGGCCTGGTTACTGGCATCAATGACCGCAGGTGTCCTCACCCAGATGGTTGGCATGGACACGTCAGCCCAAGTCTGGGAAAAGCTCCAAACCCATTATGCGTCCCAAACCCGTGCTCAAATCAAGAAGCACAAGCAGCAGCTGCGTACACCCAAGAAGGACCGCTCCATCTCTACCTACCTTCTTGATATCAAGAAAACTGTAGATCAATTGGCTGCTGTGGGTTGTCCCATCTCTACCGAAGATCACATTGAAGTTGTTCTTGATGGGCTGTCTGAAGAATACGACTCCTTTATAACCTCTATCACATCCCGTCTTGACCCTTACACGGTTGCAGACATTGAAGCACTGCTTCTTGCTCAAGAAAATCGTATTGAACGAAACAAACAATCTGTTGATCACATTCTGCAGGCAAATGTTGCTTCTGTCCCATCCTCCTTCTCTCCCTACAACTCCAGTTCTACACATTCTTCCTCCTTTTTCCGCCCCTCTGGTCACGCCAAACAACGGTTCTACTCTAAACCCCGCTTTCAGTCATCCAAGAACTTCCCCAAGATATCTTCTACTGCTTCCTCTTCTCGGGTTCAATGTCAAATTTGTGGAAAATATGGGCATACTGCCCTTCACTGTTGGCATAGGTTTGATTCTTCCACTCCATCTCAAGTTACTGCTAATACTGCTcattttccttcatcttttgGTGATGATGAACCTTCGATCCTCGGGACTCCCAAAAATCTCCATGATCCCCTTTGGTACCCTGATAGCGGTGCTTCCCATCATCTCACTGCTCATGGCACCAATCTTTCCACAACAACTCCCTACACAGGTTCGGAAAAGGTGGCTGTAGGTAATGGTTTCCAGCTTCCTATTACTTCTATTGGTTCTGCAACTTTTACAGATATTAATACTCATCATACCTTCTCTTTACACCACCTTCTGCATGTTCCTACTATTTCTAAAAATCTATTAAGTGTTTCCAGGTTCGCCCGTGATAATAATgttttctttgagtttcatgCTGATGTTTGCCTTGTTAAACGTCAGGGAACCAACAAAATCCTGCTCCAAGGCAAGCTTAAAGATGGTCTTTATGTGTTTCCCAATCTAGTTCAAAATGCATCATACTCTGCTTACAATACTGCACTCTCTGCTGGCTCTTCTGCTTATCATTTGTGGCACTCCCGGTTTGGTCATGCCCAACCAAGAGTGATTCATCAAATAATGAAGATGTGTAATATACCCTTTACTGCTAAACATGAATTTTGTGAATCCTGTGTTGTTGGCAAGTCCCATCAGCTTCCTTTTAAAGCCTCTCAAACTATATACTCTAAACCTTTACAACTTGTTTTCATTGACATTTGGGGGCCATCGGCTACCCCTGCCACTAATGGTGCTCCTTATTATATCTCTTTTGTGGATGCTTACACTAGATATGTTTGGTTCTATTTAATTCATGCTAAATCACAAGCTCTCACTGTTTTTAAATCTTTCAAAATATATGTTGAAAAACAGACTGGTTTTCCTTTGTTAAGCATTCAGACTGATAATGCAAAAGAATTTCTctgttttaaatcctttttgcTATCCAATGGCATATCTCATCGTCTAACTTGCCCTCACACTCATGAACAGAATGGTTCTGTGGAACGCAAGCATAGACATATTGTTGATATTGGTTTAACTTTACTTGCTTGCTCTAAATTACCCATGCATTTCTGGGGCTATGCTTTCACTGCTGCTGTATCCATTATCAATGTTTTACCCACACCTGTTTTAAATAATCAAAGCCCATACTATTTGTTGTTTAACACACACCCtgattatgttttttataaaacCTTTGGATGTGCTTGTTATCCTTTGCTTCGCCcatataataaacataaaatgagTTTTCGTTCATCTTTGTGTGTGTTTCTTGGCTATGCATCCAATCACAAAGGCTACATGTGTCTCTCTCCCTCTGGGCGTATGTATATTACTCGCCATGTTACCTTTAATGAATCTGTTTTTCCCTATGCTGATTCTTCTAACCCTTTTTCTTTTGTCTCCCACCCACAAATAGCCTCTCTGATGCTTCACCTagtttaactgtttttcaacaACCAACTTTCTCTGTGTCACAACCAGCTCTTCCTGCCTCACAACCCATCGCCCCTGCCTCTTCACATGACCAACCTGCTTCCTCTGCATCCACATCTTCTCACTCTGATTTGTCTTCCACGGTTTCACCCCCACAACATTCTGCTCCTCACAACACTCACCCTATGCTTACACGTGCGAAGGCTACCTTACTTGGCCCAAGTGCTTTCACTGCTGTCCCTGTGTTGCCTCTCCCAAAATCCACCAAAGAGGCCTTACAGCTTCCCCAATGGCTTGCTGCCATGCAAGAAGAACTTGCTGCTCTAAACACAAACAACACTTGGATTCTCACTACCCTTCCTCCTGGAGTTCAAcctgttgggcctatcgtgccacccgttatcgggccgctatcggaccacccataatatatagtcccacgcacgagttggcagtctcggcgtgaggggggtgtgttggagatcccacatcgactagagattagagcctttcattgtatataagtgggtgcaaacctcaaccctatgagccggttttatggggttgagttaggcttaaagtccactttcttaatatggtatcagagccatttcgagcctatcctagcgagtatttgtgttgggcctatcgtgccacccgttatcgggccgctatcggaccacccataatatatagtcccacgcacgagttggcagtctcggcgtgaggggggtgtgttggagatcccacatcgactagagattagagcctttcattgtatataagtgggtgcaaacctcaaccctatgagccggttttatggggttgagttaggcttaaagtccactttcttAATACAACCCATTGGCTGCAAatggattttcaaaataaaatacaatgcAGATGGCTCTTTTCAGCGCAATAAAGCTCGCCTCGTCGCCAAAGGTTTTCATCAGCAATATGGTTTTGACTATTTTGAAACATTCAGTCCTGTGATAAAGCCTGTCACCATCCGTATTATCCTTACTCTAGCCCTTCAACTAAACTGGTCTGTCAATCAAATTGATATTAATAACGCCTTTTTGTATGGTGACCTTGAGGAATCTGTCTACATGAGTCAACCTCCTGGTTTTGAAATTGGTGACTCCAACACTGTCTGCAAACTTACCAAAGCTCTCTATGGgttgaagcaagcacctagATCCTGGTTTCACAAGCTAAGTACCACTTTGCTTTCTCTTGGTTGGTTTTCATCCTACTAAAAGTGACACCTCTCTTTTCCTTCACTTCCACAACAATATTACTCTCTTTGTCctaatctatgttgatgacatactAATCACAGGGAACTCTAACAGTGCCATTCAGCGTCTTATTCACTCTCTCAGTCAGCACTTTGCCCTAAAGGACCTTGGGACTCTTCATTACTTTCTCGGGATTGAAGCCACTTGGACGTTGGATGGCGGCTTACATCTATCTCAAACTAAATACATTCAGGATCTCCTACGTAAAACCAACATGCTCTCTTCCAAGCCTCAACCAACACCTATGCTCTCCACTACTCGTCTAACAATAGACGCTACCACTGCTGTAGATGATCCTTCATTCTATCGCTCAGTGGTAGGCTCTCTTCAATATATCCTCATCACTCGTCCTGAACTCGCCTATAGCGTCAACAAAGCATGCCAGTTCATGAACAACCCTCAACATCACCACTGGAATGCTGTTAAACGTATTCTTCGTTACCTAGCTGGCACTACCACTCATGGTCTTCATCTTCGGCGCCCTTCTCAACTCACTCTCAATGCCTTTGCTGATGCTGATTGGGGTTCTGATCCTGATGACAGGAAATCCACCTCCGGCCTTGTTGTCTTTCTCGGCTCGAACCCTATTGCTTGgctttcaaagaaacaaaagGTTGTTTCTCGCAGCTCCACTGAAGTAGAATTTCGCAGCATTGCTGCTACGCTTGCTGAACTCAAATGAATCCAGAATCTGCTCACTGAACTTCGTCTTCCTCCTACGCTACCCACCATTCGATCGGATAACCTTGGCGCTGTTCTTCTTGCATCCAATCCTATTATGCACTCCAAGACCAAGCATTTTGAGCTTGACCTCCATTTTGTTCGTGATGCTATTCAACAAAAGCAACTGCACCTTCTACATGTCCCTGCCACTTTACATATCGCGGATGTTTTCACGAAACCCTTAAGTGCTGGCCCTTTTTCAGCCTTCTCACATAAATTAATGGTGTATCCTAAACCATCAATTTAAGGGGGGGATATTAGGTATAACAGTAATAACTGTTTATAACAGTCCTAACTGTCACTTGTATTCCATACTGCACTGGGTACTATTAATACCCAGGCTGCTCTACATGTAAATCAGAATCTAAAATACTAAAGTTCTctcaatctctctctctctcttcttcctAATCCTTTCTCTCACCCTCTTTACTCTTTTATCATTGATGAATATTTTAGACGTACTTGGCTTTCTCTTAGAAAGATTGTTCTTTGAACTATTGTTAtctttacattttatttataattttcttaattatcACAAGTTATCTACTTCTTATTGTTCTTTTCTATCCTCAGTGTCTTTTATAACTATTCCAAAAAATGGGAATGAAGCACTTGATAATCCTAGATGGGGACAAGTCATGACTGCAGAGATGCAGACTCTTGACTAGAATGACACATGGGAGTTAGTTCCCTTTCCACCTAGGAAGAAAATAGTTGGATGGCGATGGGTTTATGCCTTTAAAGTTGGCTCCAACGATGAAGTTGATTGTCTCAAGGCAACAATTAATTGCCAAAGGATACACTCAAATTTAAGGCCTTGATTATAGTGATACGTTTTTTTCAGTGGCCAAAATGACTAttgtttgtcttttctttgcCATGGTTGTTATTTGTCATTTCATAATCTGGATATGAAAAATGCCTTTCTTCATGGATATCTAGAAAAGGAAGTCTACATGGAACAACCACTTGGGTGTGTTGCTTAAGGGGAGTTTGGTTTGTATGTTATGTTGCTCTCTCTGTGGCCTTAAACAATCATCACGTGCTCGGTTGGGAAGTTAGCTACATTGTTCAAACCTTTGGGCTGAAATGTATTGAAGTAgatcattcaatttttttttgtcatatcTCTCTTGGAAAATGTGTTTGTTTaatagtatatgttgatgatatagtCATTATAGGAAATGATGTTGCTAGAAAATTTTAGCTAAAGGAACACTTGTGTAAACATTTTCAAACCAAGGATCTTGGGAGCCTCAAATACTTCTTGGGTATTGAAGTAGCTCGGTCAAAAAAAGGTGTTGTAATTTTTCAAAGGAAGTATACTCTAGACATCTTGAAAAATGTGTCTTTTGCAGTTGGTGTTGTTAGTTAGTTCATGCAGGTTCCTTGTATTGGCCATTGGAATGCTGTCATTTGTATCCTAGGGTACCTCAAAAAGGCTCCAAGACAAGGTCTACTATATAAAGATAAAGGAAACATCCAAATCTTTGGGTATTGTGATGCTGATTGGATAGGATCTTCTATTAACATATGCACTACTACAAGATATTGTGTTTTCCTTAGaggaaatattattttttgaaaaattaagaaacaaagtgtAGTGGCTCGATAAAATGCTGAAGTTGAATAGAGTGGCGTCTCTCACTGACAGGTGAAACAATTCCTTCAAGAACTAAACATTTGTGAGATTCAGttaatgaaaatgtttttgatgACCAAGTTGCTATCCACATTGCTTCCAATCTAGTATTCCATGAGAGAACTAAATACATTGAAATTAATGATCATTTTATTCGAGAAATATTGTTGTCCAAGGAAATTTGTACTTGAGCTTGTGGGATCCAATGATCAACTTGTAGATGTGTTAATAAAGTCCTTAAAGGGACCCCATATTGAATTTATTCGTTCCAAGCTTAGTACATATAATTTGTATACtccagcttgagggggagtgttagaaCAGGAATTGCTTGTAGGTAGAAAGTAGTTTTATTG
This region includes:
- the LOC137837346 gene encoding uncharacterized protein, producing the protein MAEYLGKLHALLHDFNELLPPASTPSQELEQRSKFFMLLGLHGLPDDYSHVRDQILGSPIVPNFTSTCSTLLRVPGKHTADITSHVDDSSALVSQHNDRTRLHKPGKGRHKCDHCGKLGHKIDRCYALHGRPPRSVAVAQIAPVQPSTMDHTSIDTPSQPAIFNEFLKWYEDRQNPSSTASVAHSGTSFVGLTHSTSHGPWVLDSGATDHITGPEFGTDDWHRM